From Leopardus geoffroyi isolate Oge1 chromosome B4, O.geoffroyi_Oge1_pat1.0, whole genome shotgun sequence, a single genomic window includes:
- the LOC123590485 gene encoding cationic amino acid transporter 3-like, with product MPCQTFHGFGQKLVRRRKLKAQVAENDQRRRLSTLDLVTLGVGRTLGAGVYVLACEVVSNQAGPSFVICVLIAGLSSMLAALCYAEISAWIPHSGSALLYSHVTIGELWAFITGWNFMLSLVANAVIYFHVLFLAFESLRVTLQEFILLHVSHYLREDRISFIFMFLLWFFMYFWYDSTSSVAKVLMLVKILVLSFVIIVGFIKGDLHNWKLTEDDYVKAGLNDTSSLGPLGYGGFVPFGFEGILRGAATCFYAFIGFEKIVSKVEKAQNPQHSIPRSFVISLFILFVLYFGVSLSLTLMVPYYQLQPGSTLPEAFLFIGWAPAYYIVVFGFFFSFFGNRFQFIHPVYKLLCDMAVNGLLFPVLTKILSWRYFYRVIYLIFMIIAAITTYFFGLTDVVDLMFIGSMISYSMVAICVLILRYQPERRNGGNESEVQEENGPAEEKLTLQGLLFPGSPTPTPLSGRVVYVCSSLLVLLLTLLCLVLAQWPVLLSGNLAWISVVVLLLVLITGLTGIIWRQPQSSSPFHFKVSALPLLPVLSIFMNIYLMMQVSAATWAQFGVWMLIGFALYFSYAIQSVQPGL from the coding sequence ATGCCGTGTCAGACATTTCATGGATTTGGTCAAAAACTGGTACGCAGACGTAAGCTGAAGGCACAGGTGGCTGAGAATGACCAACGGAGAAGATTGAGCACTCTGGATTTAGTGACCCTGGGTGTGGGCCGCACACTGGGTGCGGGTGTGTATGTCCTGGCTTGTGAGGTGGTCAGCAATCAAGCAGGACCATCCTTTGTGATTTGTGTTTTGATTGCTGGCCTATCTTCAATGTTGGCTGCACTGTGCTATGCAGAGATTTCTGCCTGGATTCCCCATTCTGGCTCTGCACTTCTCTACAGCCATGTCACTATAGGTGAGCTTTGGGCTTTCATCACTGGCTGGAACTTCATGCTCTCCCTTGTTGCTAATGCagtcatttatttccatgtattgtTCTTAGCTTTTGAGTCGCTGCGTGTGACATTGCAGGAATTTATCTTACTGCATGTTTCCCACTACCTTAGAGAAGACCGTATAAGCTTCATCTTTATGTTCCTTCTGtggtttttcatgtatttctggTATGATTCAACTTCCTCAGTTGCCAAAGTGCTCATGTTGGTGAAAATTTTGGTTCTCAGTTTTGTCATCATCGTTGGCTTCATTAAGGGGGACCTGCACAACTGGAAGCTCACAGAAGACGACTATGTAAAGGCTGGACTCAATGACACCTCAAGTTTGGGCCCTCTGGGCTATGGAGGATTTGTGCCTTTTGGCTTCGAGGGGATTCTCCGTGGAGCAGCTACctgtttctatgcatttataGGTTTTGAGAAAATTGTTAGCAAAGTTGAAAAAGCCCAGAACCCCCAACATTCTATCCCGAGGAGCTTTGTGATTTCACTCTTCATCCTCTTTGTGCTGTATTTTGGTGTCTCTTTATCCCTTACACTTATGGTACCTTACTACCAGCTTCAACCTGGGAGCACCTTGCCTGAGGCATTTCTCTTTATTGGCTGGGCTCCTGCCTACTATATTGTAGTGTTTggatttttctttagtttttttggaAATCGCTTTCAATTTATTCACCCCGTCTATAAACTCTTATGTGATATGGCAGTGAATGGACTCTTGTTCCCTGTCCTTACCAAGATCCTCAGTTGGAGATACTTCTACCGcgtaatttatttgatttttatgatTATTGCAGCAATCACGACATACTTCTTTGGACTCACTGATGTTGTGGACCTCATGTTTATTGGGTCCATGATATCTTACTCCATGGTTGCTATTTGTGTTCTCATCCTCAGGTATCAGCCTGAGAGGAGAAATGGGGGAAATGAATCAGAGGTGCAGGAGGAGAATGGACCTGCAGAAGAGAAGCTGACTCTACAGGGACTACTTTTTCcaggcagccccacccccactccactctCTGGCCGAGTTGTCTATGTTTGCTCCTCACTGCTTGTTCTGCTGCTTACTCTTCTTTGCCTGGTGCTGGCCCAGTGGCCAGTTCTGCTTTCTGGAAACCTAGCGTGGATTTCAGTGGTTGTGCTCCTCCTGGTGCTCATCACTGGGCTTACTGGGATCATCTGGAGACAGCCACAGAGCTCCAGTCCCTTTCACTTTAAGgtctctgctctgcctctcctcccagtACTGAGCATCTTCATGAATATTTACCTTATGATGCAGGTGTCAGCTGCCACCTGGGCCCAATTTGGTGTCTGGATGCTGATTGGGTTTGCTCTGTACTTCAGCTATGCGATCCAGTCAGTACAGCCTGGCCTCTAA